The following coding sequences are from one bacterium SCSIO 12741 window:
- a CDS encoding sensor histidine kinase, which yields MESAEEYRIYFMIFTGMFGMFMLAVSLIVFLVIYQKKVMRQQLDLHKQDINHKETLIHSNIQVQEEERKRIARDLHDNFGVSLSVVKFRLYELLNHSQDQGFIRDSVYSTNNMIDEIISDIRKTARNLLPTEFKEIGLSEAVSHLIEELNRSEDLDIYFHTVGLIPRMEYRVELSLYRIVQESLNNAVKHAEANQILVEMGVGQDGKFSLKVKDDGRGFSLEQRNGHSLGLQNIENRARMIGANVQFLSGLGNGTEVVTTMLKT from the coding sequence ATGGAAAGTGCGGAGGAATACCGAATATATTTCATGATTTTCACCGGCATGTTCGGAATGTTCATGCTGGCAGTCTCTCTCATTGTTTTTCTGGTTATCTATCAAAAGAAGGTCATGCGGCAGCAATTGGATCTTCACAAGCAGGACATCAACCACAAAGAAACCCTCATCCATAGTAACATTCAGGTTCAGGAAGAGGAGCGGAAACGTATCGCCAGAGATTTACATGACAATTTCGGAGTGTCCTTGTCAGTGGTCAAATTCAGGTTGTATGAACTGCTCAACCACTCCCAAGATCAGGGATTCATTCGGGACTCGGTTTATTCCACCAACAACATGATTGATGAGATCATCTCCGACATCCGGAAAACCGCTCGTAATCTACTGCCTACAGAGTTTAAAGAAATTGGTCTAAGTGAAGCTGTCAGCCATTTGATTGAGGAACTCAACCGCTCCGAAGACTTAGACATTTACTTCCATACCGTCGGACTCATTCCAAGAATGGAGTACCGAGTGGAGCTTTCTCTTTACCGAATTGTACAAGAGAGCTTAAACAACGCCGTAAAACATGCTGAAGCCAACCAGATCCTGGTGGAAATGGGGGTAGGGCAGGACGGCAAGTTTTCCCTCAAAGTGAAAGACGACGGTAGGGGATTCAGCCTAGAACAACGCAACGGACATAGTCTTGGACTCCAAAATATTGAGAACCGAGCCAGAATGATAGGGGCTAATGTGCAGTTTCTATCCGGATTGGGAAATGGTACAGAGGTAGTCACCACCATGTTAAAAACTTAA
- a CDS encoding rhodanese-like domain-containing protein — protein MENITPVEWKEKLSNDSQAVIVDVRTPGECSEGIQPGAIQLDIMNGQRFMEETEKWDRNKNYYVYCRSGNRSGQACQYLSGKGFTTFNLLGGMMTWDGEVVAP, from the coding sequence ATGGAAAACATTACACCTGTTGAATGGAAGGAGAAATTGAGCAACGATTCCCAAGCGGTAATCGTAGATGTTAGAACTCCTGGAGAGTGCTCTGAGGGAATTCAGCCTGGAGCCATTCAACTCGATATCATGAACGGTCAACGCTTTATGGAAGAAACCGAAAAGTGGGACCGAAACAAGAACTACTACGTTTACTGCCGAAGTGGGAATCGCAGTGGACAAGCCTGCCAGTATCTGTCGGGCAAAGGATTTACCACCTTTAACCTGTTAGGTGGTATGATGACTTGGGACGGCGAAGTAGTAGCCCCCTAA
- the gyrA gene encoding DNA gyrase subunit A, with product MADGEKIIRVNIEEEMKAAYIDYSMSVIVSRALPDVRDGFKPVHRRVLFGMQELGVLSNRPYKKSARIVGEVLGKYHPHGDTSVYDTMVRMAQDWSLRYPLVDGQGNFGSVDGDSPAAMRYTEARLRKIAEEMLADIDKETVDFSLNFDDSLEEPTVLPTRIPNLLVNGASGIAVGMATNMAPHNLGECIDGITSYIDNNDIPIEELITHVKAPDFPTGGIIYGYEGVRSAFETGKGRIVIRGRAEFEETKSGRERIVVSEIPYMVNKAEMISKTADLINDKKIEGISDVRDESDRKGMRIVYELKRDAIPNVVLNNLFKHTALQSSFSVNNIALVKGRPQLLNLKEMIELFVEHRHEVVVRRTEYELRKAEERAHILQGLMIALDNLDEVIALIRGSKTPEDARTGLMEKFELSEIQARAILDMRLQKLTGLERDKLREEYEELMKHIQWLKDILGDEAIRMKIIKDELIEVKEKYADDRRSEIEYSSADLSIEDMIPNERVVVTISHAGYIKRTKLSEYQTQARGGVGSRGSTTRDRDFLEHIFISNTHNYLLIFTDSGKCFWMRVFEIPEGNKTSKGRAIQNLINIESQDKILAYNDVENLKDEDFVKDHYIVMCTEKGIIKKTSLEAYSRPRSNGIIAINVREDDKLIEARLTNGKSHIMMALESGRAIHFPEDKVRSVGRNSMGVRGVTLAHDDDRVIGMIIINNNPEETVLVVSEKGYGKRSAVDDYRITNRGGKGVKTLNITDKTGKLIALKLVSDENDLMIINKSGITIRMACEDLRVMGRATQGVRLINLKGKDEIASVAKVDHEEDDTVYVLDEEGNPVLDEEGNKIVAEIPESSEEGEDGTTVDPEEGSETSE from the coding sequence ATGGCTGACGGAGAAAAAATAATTCGGGTCAATATTGAGGAGGAAATGAAAGCAGCCTACATCGACTATTCGATGTCGGTTATTGTTTCCCGGGCACTGCCAGATGTGCGTGACGGATTTAAGCCGGTACACCGCAGGGTATTGTTTGGAATGCAGGAACTGGGTGTTCTCTCCAATAGACCTTATAAGAAATCTGCCCGTATCGTCGGGGAAGTACTGGGTAAGTATCACCCACACGGTGACACCTCAGTTTACGACACCATGGTGCGGATGGCTCAGGACTGGTCGCTGCGTTATCCTTTAGTCGACGGACAGGGTAACTTTGGTTCGGTAGATGGTGATAGCCCTGCTGCCATGCGATACACCGAGGCCCGTCTTCGCAAAATTGCGGAGGAGATGCTCGCTGATATCGATAAAGAAACGGTAGATTTCTCCCTCAACTTCGATGACTCCCTGGAAGAGCCTACAGTGCTACCTACCCGTATTCCCAACTTGTTGGTAAACGGAGCCAGTGGTATTGCCGTAGGTATGGCCACTAACATGGCCCCACATAACCTGGGTGAGTGTATTGACGGAATCACGTCTTACATCGACAACAACGATATTCCTATTGAAGAATTGATTACCCACGTAAAAGCTCCTGACTTTCCTACAGGCGGGATCATTTACGGATACGAAGGGGTAAGAAGTGCTTTCGAAACCGGGAAAGGTCGTATTGTTATTCGCGGTAGAGCGGAGTTTGAAGAAACAAAATCAGGTCGGGAGCGCATCGTAGTAAGTGAGATCCCTTACATGGTGAACAAGGCGGAAATGATTTCCAAAACCGCTGACCTGATTAATGATAAGAAGATTGAAGGCATCTCGGATGTTCGCGATGAGTCTGACCGTAAAGGGATGCGTATCGTATACGAACTAAAACGTGATGCAATTCCAAATGTGGTATTGAATAACCTGTTCAAGCACACCGCGCTACAATCTTCATTCTCAGTAAATAACATTGCCCTTGTTAAAGGTCGACCTCAGTTGTTGAACCTGAAGGAAATGATCGAGTTGTTTGTTGAGCACCGCCATGAAGTAGTCGTACGCCGCACGGAATACGAACTACGTAAAGCGGAAGAAAGAGCTCACATTCTGCAAGGTTTGATGATTGCTTTGGATAACCTGGATGAGGTAATTGCCCTTATTCGTGGATCCAAAACTCCAGAAGATGCCCGTACCGGCTTAATGGAGAAGTTTGAGTTGAGCGAAATTCAGGCTCGTGCCATTCTGGACATGAGGTTGCAAAAGCTTACCGGACTTGAAAGAGACAAACTGAGAGAAGAATACGAAGAGTTAATGAAGCACATCCAATGGTTGAAAGACATTTTGGGTGACGAGGCTATTCGTATGAAGATCATTAAGGATGAATTGATCGAAGTAAAAGAGAAGTATGCGGATGACCGTCGCTCAGAAATTGAGTACTCTTCTGCTGACTTGAGCATCGAAGACATGATTCCTAATGAGCGTGTGGTGGTAACCATTTCTCATGCCGGTTACATCAAACGCACCAAGTTAAGTGAATACCAAACTCAAGCTCGTGGTGGAGTAGGATCGAGAGGTAGTACCACTCGTGACCGTGACTTCCTGGAGCATATTTTCATTTCCAATACCCATAACTATTTGCTCATCTTTACCGATAGCGGTAAGTGTTTCTGGATGCGGGTATTCGAAATTCCGGAAGGAAACAAAACCTCGAAAGGTAGAGCCATTCAAAACCTGATCAACATTGAGTCTCAGGATAAGATTTTGGCTTACAACGATGTGGAGAACCTGAAGGACGAAGACTTCGTGAAGGATCACTACATTGTGATGTGTACGGAGAAAGGTATCATTAAGAAAACTTCTTTGGAAGCTTATTCTCGTCCACGAAGCAACGGTATTATCGCCATCAATGTTCGTGAAGATGATAAGTTGATCGAAGCACGTTTGACCAATGGAAAGAGCCATATTATGATGGCACTGGAAAGTGGTCGCGCTATTCACTTCCCAGAAGATAAGGTAAGATCAGTAGGTCGAAATTCAATGGGAGTAAGAGGGGTTACCCTGGCACACGACGACGACCGGGTGATTGGTATGATCATTATCAACAACAATCCGGAAGAGACCGTTCTTGTAGTGTCTGAGAAAGGATATGGTAAGCGCTCTGCTGTAGATGACTACCGAATCACAAACCGGGGTGGTAAAGGGGTGAAGACCCTGAACATTACCGACAAAACCGGTAAGCTGATTGCCTTGAAGCTGGTAAGCGACGAAAATGACCTAATGATCATTAACAAGTCTGGAATCACCATTCGGATGGCTTGTGAAGATCTACGGGTAATGGGACGTGCCACTCAAGGTGTTCGCCTGATTAACCTGAAAGGAAAGGATGAAATTGCTTCTGTAGCCAAAGTGGACCATGAGGAAGACGATACGGTTTACGTATTGGATGAAGAAGGGAATCCTGTACTGGATGAAGAGGGCAACAAAATTGTAGCTGAAATCCCCGAATCATCGGAAGAAGGGGAGGATGGCACGACTGTTGATCCTGAAGAAGGCAGTGAGACCTCAGAATAA
- a CDS encoding nucleoside-diphosphate kinase, protein MSGNRTFTMIKPEAVAKGNTGAILERINAAGFRIVAMKKTQLSKAEAGEFYAVHSERPFYGELVDYMSSSPIVAAILEKDNAVLSFRELIGATDPAEAAEGTIRKEFAESKAQNAVHGSDSDENAQIEGGFFFSKREQF, encoded by the coding sequence ATGTCAGGAAACAGAACCTTCACCATGATTAAGCCTGAGGCTGTAGCCAAAGGAAATACTGGAGCCATTTTAGAAAGAATCAACGCAGCTGGTTTTCGCATCGTAGCGATGAAAAAGACTCAACTTTCTAAAGCAGAGGCTGGAGAATTTTATGCTGTACACAGCGAGCGTCCATTCTACGGCGAGTTGGTAGACTACATGTCTTCTTCTCCAATCGTTGCAGCTATCCTTGAGAAAGACAACGCTGTACTTTCTTTCCGCGAACTAATTGGTGCTACTGATCCAGCTGAGGCTGCTGAAGGAACCATCCGTAAAGAGTTTGCTGAAAGCAAGGCTCAAAACGCTGTTCACGGCTCTGACTCTGACGAAAACGCGCAAATCGAAGGTGGCTTCTTCTTCTCTAAAAGAGAGCAGTTTTAA
- a CDS encoding MATE family efflux transporter, whose amino-acid sequence MKDTSGELGQLDIGRLLLKQAVPASVGFLVMSIYSIVDTIYVGHWVGSLGIAAITVVMPLTFLISSIGMAVGVGGASIISRALGSGNREKAYHTFGNQIGFTLSLSLVVVFISSWYDAPILQLFGGHGEILPYAQDYFEILVPGIPFLAWAMMANNVIRAEGKARWAMYTLIIPAIINIILDPIFIIWLDMGLKGAAWATLISYLFSAGYTCLFFFSKWTEMKFYWKSLIPDLSILKELFSIGSITLARQGSVSLLTVVLNHSLFSYGGEMGIAIYGVINRISLFALFPVIGVVQGFLPIAGYNYGAKNWDRVKEAISVAYRYGTGVCFLIFLLILAFAPWITAAFTQDEELLNSAPFAMRMVFLAVPLVAVQLIGSAYFQAIGKAVPALLLTLTKQGFFLIPLVSIFPLIWGIDGIWYSFPVADVLSASVTWWYVRQAVKKQLPQTESTSN is encoded by the coding sequence ATGAAAGACACTTCAGGGGAGCTCGGTCAACTCGATATCGGACGTTTACTTCTTAAGCAGGCTGTACCAGCATCCGTCGGATTTCTGGTCATGTCGATTTACTCCATCGTAGACACCATTTACGTGGGGCATTGGGTGGGTTCTTTGGGTATTGCTGCCATTACGGTAGTTATGCCGCTAACCTTTCTAATTTCATCCATAGGTATGGCCGTTGGAGTAGGAGGGGCCTCCATTATTTCAAGGGCCCTGGGTTCGGGCAATCGGGAGAAAGCCTACCACACCTTTGGCAATCAAATTGGATTCACCCTTTCCCTGTCCTTGGTGGTGGTGTTTATTAGCTCCTGGTACGATGCCCCCATTCTCCAACTGTTTGGAGGCCATGGAGAAATTTTGCCCTATGCCCAAGACTATTTCGAAATATTAGTTCCTGGCATACCCTTTCTGGCTTGGGCCATGATGGCCAACAACGTTATTCGGGCGGAAGGAAAAGCTCGCTGGGCCATGTATACACTGATCATTCCAGCGATTATCAATATCATTTTAGATCCCATTTTTATCATCTGGTTAGACATGGGCTTAAAAGGAGCCGCCTGGGCTACCTTGATATCTTATCTATTTTCTGCCGGCTACACCTGTTTGTTCTTTTTCAGTAAATGGACCGAAATGAAGTTCTATTGGAAATCCCTTATTCCGGATTTATCCATCTTAAAAGAGCTTTTTTCTATTGGTTCCATCACCCTGGCCAGGCAGGGGTCGGTTAGTTTACTCACCGTGGTTTTAAATCATTCGCTGTTTTCCTATGGCGGTGAAATGGGCATAGCCATCTATGGAGTAATCAATCGGATTTCTTTGTTTGCTCTCTTTCCAGTTATTGGTGTAGTACAGGGATTTCTTCCCATTGCGGGGTATAATTATGGGGCCAAAAACTGGGATAGAGTAAAGGAGGCCATTTCTGTGGCATACCGCTATGGAACGGGAGTATGTTTTCTAATCTTCTTGCTCATTCTGGCATTTGCTCCCTGGATAACAGCCGCGTTTACACAAGACGAAGAACTTTTAAATTCGGCCCCCTTTGCCATGAGAATGGTTTTCCTGGCCGTGCCTTTGGTAGCTGTTCAATTAATAGGGTCGGCCTATTTTCAGGCCATTGGCAAAGCGGTGCCAGCCTTGCTGCTTACGCTAACTAAACAAGGCTTCTTTCTCATTCCATTGGTCAGTATCTTTCCCTTGATTTGGGGAATTGATGGAATCTGGTATTCCTTTCCAGTAGCCGATGTGCTGTCGGCTTCAGTTACTTGGTGGTATGTTCGCCAAGCAGTCAAAAAGCAACTTCCGCAAACGGAATCCACCTCAAATTAG
- a CDS encoding ATP-dependent Clp protease ATP-binding subunit produces the protein MDTNFSPRVKDVITFSREEALRLGHDYIGTEHFLLGLIREGEGVAIRILQNLNVDLMELRKSVENSITPLGNKSKLPNNGNIPLVKQAEKTLKVTYLQAKLFKSSIIGTEHLLLSILKDENNIACQALSQFNVDYEVVREELELMLSEKNKDIKAAGEFPGSAEEDDDEQRYRGSSGGSSRGASSGSVKSKTPVLDNFGRDLTKMAEDGKLDPIVGREKEIERVSQILSRRKKNNPMLIGEPGVGKSAIAEGLALRIVQRKVSRVLFNKRVVTLDLASLVAGTKYRGQFEERMKAVMNELEKSRDVILFIDEIHTIVGAGGASGSLDASNMFKPALARGEIQCIGATTLDEYRTNIEKDGALERRFQKVLVEPTTIDETIQILNNIKERYEDHHNVHFTDDAIKACVTLTERYISDRFLPDKAIDALDEAGSRVHITNIKVPKEIIDLEKKVEVAKEEKNQVVRSQKYEEAAELRDVERRLQEELEAAKQKWEENSRNHRETVSDENVAEVVAMMTGVPVQRIAQKESARLSQMSEQLEGSVIGQDEAIRKVTRAIQRNRAGLKDPSKPIGSFIFLGPTGVGKTQLAKELAKFLFDKEDNLIRIDMSEYMEKFAVSRLVGAPPGYVGYEEGGQLTEKVRRRPYSVVLLDEIEKAHPDVFNLLLQVLDDGIVTDSLGRRVDFRNTIVIMTSNIGTRQLKDFGQGVGFSTTAKQEGAEEHSRSVLQNALKKAFAPEFLNRIDDVVLFNTLSKEDIFKIIDIELKNLYSRVENMGYKIKLTDPAKEYIAERGYDQQFGARPLKRAIQKYLEDPMAEEIINSNLNEGDTLEVTLNKDKNELVVKVKKGRKPAEAKGNTKKKDESNGEEKADDKS, from the coding sequence ATGGATACGAATTTTTCACCCCGCGTCAAAGACGTAATTACCTTCTCCCGAGAAGAAGCGCTCCGATTGGGTCACGACTACATCGGCACTGAGCATTTTCTCCTGGGTCTGATACGTGAAGGCGAAGGGGTCGCTATACGCATACTTCAAAATCTTAATGTGGATCTGATGGAGTTGCGAAAATCGGTGGAAAACAGCATTACACCGTTGGGGAATAAATCGAAACTGCCGAACAACGGCAATATACCGCTGGTAAAACAGGCTGAAAAGACTTTAAAGGTAACTTACCTCCAGGCAAAGCTTTTTAAGAGCTCTATCATCGGTACAGAGCATTTGCTCCTCTCTATTCTTAAAGATGAAAACAACATTGCCTGCCAGGCATTAAGTCAATTTAATGTGGATTACGAAGTAGTACGTGAAGAACTGGAGCTGATGCTCTCAGAAAAGAACAAAGACATAAAGGCTGCCGGAGAATTTCCGGGTAGCGCTGAAGAGGATGATGACGAACAAAGATACCGAGGCAGCAGCGGAGGCTCTTCCCGTGGAGCATCTTCGGGTTCTGTCAAATCAAAAACCCCGGTATTGGACAACTTTGGTCGCGACTTGACCAAAATGGCCGAAGATGGAAAACTTGACCCCATCGTTGGACGTGAAAAAGAAATTGAGCGTGTTTCTCAAATTCTGAGTCGTCGTAAAAAGAACAACCCGATGCTCATTGGTGAGCCAGGTGTTGGTAAGTCAGCCATTGCGGAAGGTTTGGCGCTGCGTATTGTTCAGCGTAAAGTATCGCGTGTATTGTTCAATAAACGGGTGGTTACTCTTGACTTGGCTTCTTTGGTAGCTGGAACGAAATACCGTGGTCAGTTTGAAGAACGTATGAAAGCGGTAATGAATGAATTGGAGAAATCGAGAGATGTAATCCTGTTCATCGATGAGATCCATACTATCGTTGGAGCTGGCGGTGCCAGTGGTTCTTTGGATGCCTCCAACATGTTTAAGCCTGCATTGGCCCGAGGCGAGATTCAATGTATCGGTGCCACTACTCTGGATGAGTACCGAACCAATATTGAAAAGGACGGAGCACTTGAAAGACGTTTCCAGAAAGTATTGGTTGAGCCTACTACTATTGATGAAACGATTCAGATTCTAAACAACATTAAAGAGCGTTACGAGGATCACCATAATGTACATTTTACAGATGATGCCATTAAGGCCTGTGTAACACTTACTGAAAGATACATTTCTGACCGCTTCCTACCAGACAAGGCCATTGATGCCCTGGATGAAGCTGGCTCAAGAGTTCACATCACCAACATCAAGGTTCCTAAGGAAATCATTGATTTGGAGAAAAAGGTAGAAGTAGCCAAAGAAGAGAAAAACCAAGTGGTGCGTTCTCAGAAATACGAAGAGGCTGCTGAACTACGTGATGTGGAGCGTCGCCTGCAAGAAGAATTGGAAGCGGCTAAGCAGAAGTGGGAAGAAAATTCCCGTAACCACCGCGAAACGGTAAGCGATGAAAACGTGGCTGAAGTGGTCGCTATGATGACTGGAGTTCCGGTTCAGCGAATTGCTCAGAAAGAAAGTGCTCGCTTGTCTCAGATGTCTGAACAGTTAGAAGGTTCGGTGATTGGCCAAGATGAGGCCATTCGCAAGGTGACTCGTGCGATTCAGCGTAACCGCGCCGGATTGAAGGATCCATCCAAGCCGATTGGTTCTTTTATTTTCCTTGGGCCTACCGGGGTTGGTAAAACTCAATTGGCTAAAGAGTTGGCTAAATTCCTATTTGATAAAGAAGACAACCTCATTCGTATCGATATGAGTGAGTACATGGAGAAATTTGCCGTTTCTCGCTTAGTAGGAGCGCCTCCTGGATACGTTGGATACGAGGAAGGTGGACAATTGACCGAAAAGGTAAGACGTCGCCCCTACTCTGTTGTATTGCTCGATGAAATTGAAAAAGCCCACCCCGATGTGTTCAACTTGCTGCTTCAAGTATTGGATGACGGTATTGTTACTGATTCTTTGGGAAGACGGGTGGATTTCCGCAACACCATTGTGATCATGACATCCAATATTGGTACTCGTCAGTTGAAAGACTTCGGCCAAGGTGTTGGATTCTCCACCACGGCTAAGCAAGAAGGTGCTGAGGAACACAGCAGAAGTGTATTGCAAAACGCATTGAAAAAGGCTTTTGCTCCAGAATTCCTAAACCGTATCGACGATGTAGTCTTGTTCAATACATTGAGCAAAGAAGACATCTTCAAGATTATTGACATTGAATTGAAGAACTTGTACTCTCGTGTGGAGAACATGGGCTACAAAATCAAGTTGACCGATCCGGCGAAGGAATATATTGCTGAACGTGGTTATGATCAGCAATTTGGTGCTCGCCCATTGAAGCGTGCCATCCAGAAATACCTGGAAGATCCTATGGCTGAAGAAATTATTAACTCTAACCTAAATGAAGGTGACACACTTGAGGTTACTTTAAATAAGGATAAAAACGAGTTGGTAGTGAAGGTTAAAAAAGGTCGTAAGCCTGCCGAAGCCAAGGGAAATACCAAGAAAAAGGATGAATCCAATGGCGAAGAAAAAGCAGATGATAAATCATAA
- a CDS encoding rhodanese-like domain-containing protein produces MGLFGTLKDLLLGGRVDYKGLVENGALIVDVRTPQEYKSGHVKGSINIPLQTLLSNLKKVKNKEVILVCRSGARAAQAKSMLTSKGITAYNAGPWQTLRNL; encoded by the coding sequence ATGGGATTATTTGGAACACTGAAAGATCTGTTATTGGGTGGAAGAGTTGACTATAAGGGCCTAGTAGAGAATGGGGCCCTTATAGTCGACGTTAGAACGCCACAAGAATATAAATCCGGACATGTAAAAGGGAGTATCAACATTCCCTTGCAAACCCTACTGTCCAATTTGAAAAAGGTTAAAAACAAGGAAGTCATCCTCGTATGTCGATCGGGAGCCAGAGCTGCACAAGCGAAATCGATGTTGACTTCGAAAGGAATTACGGCTTACAATGCCGGACCTTGGCAAACCTTGAGAAACCTCTAA
- a CDS encoding outer membrane beta-barrel protein, with protein sequence MRISQFLFVVILLSGMQAFAQKGQWSLGLDLSSTFANGLSSETEDTENGTTYHSSLLGGVYLSDRLFIQFGGRYKYTEFLKQNTSGKRVLQQTDLEVPLLLTYYIVDPEVSFRPYFQTGLGWTVHTNEKWILNSLTTDSLISEKFASDNGFGPEDFDWTLYFGFGAAHTFEEMHEVRMLIFGSYEFDRAFRAGLAFEYNFLFPRRRKK encoded by the coding sequence ATGCGAATCTCTCAGTTCTTATTTGTTGTTATTCTCCTTTCTGGAATGCAGGCCTTTGCCCAAAAGGGTCAGTGGTCTTTGGGATTGGATCTGTCCAGCACTTTTGCCAATGGATTAAGCAGTGAAACTGAGGATACGGAGAATGGAACAACCTACCACTCCAGCCTTTTGGGTGGTGTATACTTAAGTGACCGATTGTTTATTCAGTTTGGTGGTCGTTATAAATACACGGAATTCCTCAAGCAAAACACCAGCGGGAAACGGGTACTGCAACAAACGGATTTGGAGGTACCTCTTCTACTCACCTATTACATTGTAGATCCCGAGGTTTCCTTTCGCCCTTATTTTCAAACGGGTCTTGGCTGGACCGTGCACACCAATGAAAAATGGATATTAAACAGCTTGACAACGGATAGCTTGATATCCGAAAAGTTTGCCTCGGATAATGGATTTGGTCCGGAGGATTTTGACTGGACTCTTTACTTTGGATTCGGAGCTGCCCATACCTTCGAAGAAATGCATGAAGTAAGGATGCTTATATTCGGTTCCTACGAGTTTGATCGTGCCTTTCGGGCAGGTTTGGCCTTCGAATACAACTTCCTTTTTCCCAGAAGGCGTAAGAAGTAA
- a CDS encoding bifunctional oligoribonuclease/PAP phosphatase NrnA gives MSTFQYAEIKEAIQEAQQIVIISHKSPDGDAIGSSLGLAHVLRALDKEVTVTVPDAFPQFLQWMPGQKDILRFDLHGNDVREALTKADLIFTLDFNALHRIGEEFGSEVAHAKAPKILVDHHREPSDFYTYAVHDIESCSTAQLVYELIEAAEYDHLLNVEAAECLYSGILTDSGSFRFPSTSARTHEIVARLIDTGLNISKVYNKIYDNNSLSRIRLLGYVLGKKLKVNRDFSLAYITLSLEEMNTYHYKPGDTEGFVNYALSVSGIRFACIMKEMEEGVKMSFRSKGNLDVNQFSRRYFSGGGHLNAAGGVSPMGLQETEQHFVEVAKGYVDEWRGKK, from the coding sequence GTGAGCACTTTTCAATACGCAGAAATCAAGGAGGCTATTCAAGAAGCCCAGCAGATTGTCATTATATCACACAAATCTCCTGACGGAGACGCCATTGGTTCATCCTTAGGGCTTGCCCATGTGCTAAGGGCATTAGATAAAGAGGTTACCGTAACCGTTCCTGATGCCTTCCCACAGTTTCTTCAGTGGATGCCAGGGCAAAAGGATATACTTCGCTTTGATTTACATGGAAATGATGTTCGAGAAGCGCTGACCAAGGCGGACTTGATTTTCACCCTGGACTTTAACGCTTTACACCGTATTGGAGAAGAGTTTGGTTCAGAAGTGGCACATGCCAAGGCACCCAAGATTTTGGTGGATCATCACCGGGAACCTTCCGATTTCTACACCTATGCCGTTCATGATATCGAATCCTGTTCTACTGCCCAATTGGTTTACGAGCTCATTGAAGCGGCTGAATACGACCATCTCTTAAACGTAGAGGCCGCCGAATGTTTATACTCAGGTATCTTGACCGATTCGGGATCGTTTCGTTTTCCTTCTACATCGGCCAGAACGCACGAAATTGTTGCGCGTCTCATTGACACCGGACTCAACATTAGTAAGGTATACAACAAGATCTACGATAACAATTCACTCTCCAGAATTCGATTACTGGGTTATGTTTTGGGCAAAAAGTTGAAGGTAAACCGGGATTTTTCTCTGGCCTACATTACTCTTTCTCTGGAAGAAATGAACACCTATCACTACAAACCTGGAGACACCGAAGGATTTGTGAACTATGCTTTGTCCGTTTCAGGCATTCGTTTTGCCTGCATCATGAAAGAAATGGAGGAGGGAGTCAAAATGTCTTTTCGTAGCAAGGGCAACCTGGATGTCAATCAATTCTCCAGACGCTATTTCAGCGGTGGAGGTCACCTGAATGCCGCAGGAGGCGTTAGCCCGATGGGATTACAAGAAACCGAACAACATTTCGTAGAAGTAGCCAAAGGATATGTGGACGAGTGGAGAGGGAAGAAGTGA
- a CDS encoding response regulator transcription factor has protein sequence MKQINLVIADDHLLFRKGLVSLLSAKSQWLESIESVSNGRELLELLERTERPPDVVLLDLEMPEINGQDAAQEIMKCYPSVKIIMLSMYSNERLILKMIESGISGYLLKNASPQEVEKAIISVIETGFYYNNYISEIMRNGIMHRERKKSYTRFNVSFTDRELDVLKLICKEHTATEIAEKLYISPRTVEGHKKNLLSKAGTKNTAGLVIFAIKNSLVQVED, from the coding sequence ATGAAACAGATCAATTTGGTTATTGCCGATGATCACCTGCTATTTAGAAAGGGACTGGTTTCACTACTATCGGCAAAATCGCAGTGGTTGGAATCGATAGAGAGTGTTTCTAATGGGAGGGAACTGTTAGAATTGTTAGAGCGAACTGAGCGTCCGCCGGATGTAGTGCTTCTGGATCTTGAGATGCCTGAAATAAATGGACAGGATGCAGCCCAGGAAATCATGAAATGTTACCCATCAGTCAAGATTATCATGCTTTCTATGTACAGCAATGAAAGGCTGATTTTGAAAATGATTGAATCCGGAATCAGTGGATACCTGCTTAAAAATGCATCGCCCCAGGAAGTGGAAAAGGCCATTATATCAGTCATTGAAACCGGTTTTTACTACAACAACTACATCAGTGAAATCATGCGTAACGGTATTATGCACAGGGAGCGCAAAAAGTCCTACACCCGATTCAACGTATCCTTTACGGATAGAGAGTTAGATGTACTTAAACTGATATGCAAGGAACATACAGCTACCGAAATCGCAGAAAAGCTCTACATCAGTCCACGAACCGTAGAAGGACATAAGAAGAACCTTCTAAGTAAAGCCGGAACGAAGAATACCGCTGGCTTGGTCATTTTTGCGATTAAAAATAGCTTGGTTCAAGTGGAAGATTGA